Proteins encoded together in one Acanthochromis polyacanthus isolate Apoly-LR-REF ecotype Palm Island chromosome 12, KAUST_Apoly_ChrSc, whole genome shotgun sequence window:
- the opn9 gene encoding opsin 9: MGHDGSQRGSWFVPSSVQLLFVSRLSPSADVAVAVFLIFTAVASVLGNGLVLLVFCRRRKKLRPPELLIINLALCDFGFSLLGSPFFIISSLCHAWMFGEAGCLWYGVQGFVFGIGSLITTCLISVDRCLKICCLRYGQWIERRHVFWSIAVVWFYASFWATLPVFGFGSYGPEPYGLSCTINWWSLRSSENDRIYIILILTLCFGFPTFTIISSYLFILLTVLRSNRTLASIPSSFVSNSSKDLRLAKMAAVVCSTFLLAWLPYATVSLISALREAESSMEEPSGSAVAADILDSSSLLNWTRAEFYIRVLHSPEDRIEPSPPLGTRPVSSLPPVVTLIPAMLAKSHCMINPLIYQVMNREFREDVYAMVFGREKADRRRAQSRRGSLYERTVSLSYCQSWSRRSTPVSLSGDRKNQNLKRLQNRSSDGRTKSGNISEGADVLDVVTLDTRGNMKRHSSADGLKASRDLRGSTSSILTV; encoded by the exons ATGGGACATGATGGGTCTCAGCGGGGCTCCTGGTTCGTCCCGTCGTCCGTCCAGCTGCTGTTCGTCTCCAGATTGTCTCCGTCTGCAGACGTCGCTGTCGCCGTCTTCCTCATCTTCACAG CCGTGGCCTCGGTTCTGGGGAACggcctggttctgttggtgttctgcaggaggaggaagaagttgAGGCCTCCAGAGCTGCTCATCATCAACCTGGCTCTGTGTGACTTTGGCTTCAGCCTGCTCGGATCTCCGTTCTTCATCATCTCCAG CCTGTGCCACGCCTGGATGTTCGGGGAGGCCGGCTGCCTCTGGTACGGCGTCCAGGGCTTCGTGTTCGGAATCGGCTCTCTGATCACCACCTGCCTGATCTCTGTGGACCGCTGCCTGAAGATCTGCTGCCTCCGATACG GTCAGTGGATCGAGCGGCGCCACGTGTTTTGGTCCATTGCTGTGGTCTGGTTCTACGCATCGTTCTGGGCCACCCTGCCGGTCTTTGGCTTCGGAAGTTATGGACCAGAACCTTACGGGCTGAGCTGCACCATCAACTG GTGGAGCCTCAGATCTTCTGAGAACGACAGGATCTacatcatcctcatcctcacgCTGTGCTTCGGGTTCCCAACGTTCACCATCATCTCCTCGTATCTGTTCATCCTGCTGACG GTGCTCAGATCTAACCGAACTTTAGCCTCCATTCCTTCCTCCTTCGTCAGTAACTCCAGCAAAGACCTGAGACTTGCAAAG ATGGCGGCGGTGGTTTGCTCCACCTTCCTGCTGGCCTGGTTGCCCTACGCCACCGTGTCCCTGATCTCCGCCCTCAGAGAGGCTGAGTCCTCCATGGAGGAACCTTCAGGATCTGCAGTAGCTGCAGACATCCTGGACTCCTCCTCGCTGCTGAACTGGACCAGAGCAGAGTTCTACATACGGGTTCTCCACAGTCCTGAGGACAGAATAGAACCCAGTCCACCCCTCGGTACCAGGCCCGTCTCCAGCCTGCCCCCGGTGGTCACCCTGATCCCCGCCATGTTGGCCAAGTCCCACTGCATGATCAACCCTCTGATCTACCAGGTCATGAACCGCGAGTTCAGGGAGGACGTCTACGCCATGGTGTTCGGCCGAGAGAAGGCCGACAGGAGACGAGCGCAGAGCAGGAGGGGGAGTTTATATGAAC GGACCGTCAGCCTCTCGTACTGCCAGAGCTGGAGCAGACGGAGCACTCCCGTATCTCTGTCTGGGGACAGAAAGAACCAAAACCTGAAGAGACTCCAGAACAGAAGCAGCGATGGAAGAACAAAGTCCGGGAACATCTCAGAAGGAGCTGATGTTCTGGACGTTGTCACTTTGGACACTCGAGGGAACATGAAGAGACACAGCAGTGCAGACGGACTGAAGGCTAGCAGAGATCTGAGAGGTTCCACATCCAGCATCCTCACTGTCTGA
- the gapdh gene encoding glyceraldehyde-3-phosphate dehydrogenase — protein MVKVGINGFGRIGRLVTRAAFTSKKVQIVAINDPFIDLEYMVYMFKYDSTHGRFQGEVKVEGDKLVIDGQKISVFHERDPANIKWGEAGAQYVVESTGVFTTIEKASAHLKGGAKRVIISAPSADAPMFVMGVNHEKYSNSLQVVSNASCTTNCLAPLAKVINDNFGIVEGLMSTVHAVTATQKTVDGPSGKLWRDGRGASQNIIPASTGAAKAVGKVIPELNGKLTGMAFRVPTPNVSVVDLTVRLQKPAKYDDIKKVLKAASEGPMKGILGYTEHQVVSCDFNGDSRSSIFDAGAGIALNDNFVKLVSWYDNEFGYSNRVCDLMAHMATKE, from the exons ATTCGGTCGTATCGGCCGTCTGGTGACTCGAGCTGCCTTCACCTCCAAGAAGGTTCAGATCGTCGCCATCAACGACCCCTTCATCGACCTGGAGTACATG GTTTACATGTTCAAGTACGACTCGACTCATGGACGCTTTCAGGGTGAAGTGAAGGTTGAAGGAGACAAACTGGTGATCGACGGACAGAAGATCTCCGTTTTCCACGA gAGGGATCCAGCCAACATTAAATGGGGCGAAGCTGGAGCTCAGTACGTGGTCGAGTCCACCGGAGTCTTCACCACCATCGAGAAGGCTTCA GCTCACCTGAAGGGCGGCGCTAAGAGAGTCATCATCTCTGCTCCCAGCGCCGACGCTCCCATGTTTGTGATGGGAGTCAACCACGAGAAGTACAGCAACTCCCTGCAGGTGGTGAG taACGCGTCCTGCACCACCAACTGTCTGGCTCCTCTGGCGAAGGTCATCAACGACAACTTTGGCATCGTGGAGGGTCTGATG agcACCGTTCACGCCGTCACGGCCACCCAGAAGACGGTGGACGGACCCTCTGGGAAGCTGTGGAGGGACGGACGTGGAGCCAGCCAGAACATCATCCCGGCCTCCACCGGCGCCGCCAAGGCCGTGGGGAAGGTGATCCCCGAGCTGAACGG GAAACTGACCGGCATGGCCTTCAGGGTTCCCACCCCCAACGTGTCCGTGGTCGACCTGACCGTCCGTCTGCAGAAACCC GCCAAATACGACGACATCAAGAAGGTTCTGAAAGCTGCATCTGAAGGACCCATGAAGGGAATTCTGGGATACACAGAACACCAG GTCGTCTCCTGTGACTTCAACGGCGACTCTCGCTCCTCCATCTTTGATGCTGGCGCCGGCATCGCCCTCAACGACAACTTTGTGAAGCTGGTGTCCTG GTACGACAACGAGTTCGGCTACAGTAACAGAGTCTGTGATCTGATGGCTCACATGGCTACTAAAGAGTAA